One genomic window of Bacteroidota bacterium includes the following:
- a CDS encoding TerC/Alx family metal homeostasis membrane protein, whose translation MNISEGLTFGLFIVFILTLLFIDLGVFSRKNHEIKFREALIWSAFWILLSVAFYFVILWFGEYIHGVTTLTQVKEQIIKYHHPFVLPEGITDIQAVTLYNKNLALEYITGYLIEKSLSVDNLFVMILIFFAFNVKKMYYKWVLFWGIIGALIMRFLFIFGSSVIIQRFEWFLYLFGLFLVFTGVKMFITRNKEDKKIDVSRHPAVRFASKFLPLYPRYVGNRFWIRNKKKKFLFTPLFLVLLVIEFSDVIFATDSVPAIFSVTEDPYIVFFSNVFAIMGLRSLFFLVLNVMSMFRFLKHGLSVLLTFIGLKLLFNHWLKEIGFTTASSLYIVLGILLVSIILSLIFPEKKDAKEVNA comes from the coding sequence ATGAACATTAGTGAAGGACTGACATTCGGGTTATTCATTGTATTTATCCTCACCTTGTTGTTTATCGACCTGGGCGTTTTCAGCCGGAAAAATCATGAGATAAAATTTCGCGAAGCCCTTATATGGTCGGCATTCTGGATACTGCTTTCGGTGGCTTTTTATTTTGTGATACTCTGGTTTGGGGAATACATTCACGGCGTTACCACACTCACTCAGGTCAAGGAACAGATTATTAAGTATCATCATCCTTTCGTGCTTCCTGAAGGGATTACGGACATACAGGCGGTTACCTTATATAACAAAAATCTTGCGCTGGAATATATCACCGGTTATTTAATTGAGAAATCGCTTTCGGTCGACAATCTCTTTGTGATGATTTTAATATTCTTTGCCTTCAACGTAAAGAAAATGTATTACAAATGGGTCTTGTTCTGGGGCATCATCGGCGCACTGATCATGCGGTTCCTGTTCATTTTCGGCAGTTCGGTCATCATACAGCGTTTTGAATGGTTCCTCTATCTGTTCGGTTTATTTCTGGTATTTACCGGCGTAAAAATGTTCATCACGCGCAACAAGGAAGACAAGAAAATAGATGTTTCCAGGCATCCTGCGGTTCGTTTTGCATCGAAATTCCTGCCGCTTTACCCGCGTTATGTCGGAAACCGTTTCTGGATAAGGAATAAAAAGAAGAAATTCTTATTTACACCATTGTTTCTGGTGTTGCTGGTAATTGAATTTTCGGATGTCATTTTCGCCACCGATTCGGTTCCTGCCATATTTTCGGTTACCGAAGACCCGTATATAGTGTTCTTCAGCAACGTATTTGCGATTATGGGATTGCGTTCGTTGTTTTTCCTGGTATTGAACGTAATGAGCATGTTCCGTTTTCTGAAGCACGGATTATCGGTATTGCTCACATTTATCGGCTTGAAGCTGTTATTTAATCACTGGCTTAAGGAAATAGGTTTCACAACGGCATCGTCGCTCTACATTGTATTGGGGATACTGTTAGTAAGCATAATACTTTCATTAATTTTTCCGGAAAAGAAGGACGCAAAAGAAGTTAATGCGTAA